In Sphingomonas phyllosphaerae, one DNA window encodes the following:
- a CDS encoding LptA/OstA family protein: MLRLAAAPALLTMLAVPAAAQTRHDTAAPIDFGADHIELQDRANRAVLSGNVKVRQSEMTLSAQRMTVAYTGQVIDGSPQVSRLDASGGVTVVRPDQTARSQFGVYDLNRRVITMLGGVKLTQGGNTVNGGRLTINLDTGRAVIDGSSVAGGAAAGTGAVTQSPGGRVTGTFSVPKRN, encoded by the coding sequence ATGTTGCGCCTTGCCGCCGCCCCCGCCCTGCTGACGATGCTCGCCGTGCCCGCGGCGGCGCAGACGCGGCACGACACCGCCGCCCCGATCGACTTCGGCGCGGACCATATCGAGTTGCAGGATCGCGCCAACCGCGCGGTGCTGTCGGGCAACGTCAAGGTGCGGCAATCCGAGATGACGCTCTCGGCGCAGCGGATGACCGTCGCCTACACCGGTCAGGTGATCGACGGCAGCCCGCAAGTTTCGCGGCTCGACGCCAGCGGCGGGGTGACGGTGGTTCGTCCGGACCAGACCGCGCGCAGCCAGTTCGGTGTCTACGACCTCAACCGCCGCGTCATCACGATGCTGGGCGGGGTGAAGCTGACGCAGGGCGGCAACACCGTCAACGGCGGGCGGTTGACGATCAACCTCGACACCGGTCGCGCGGTGATCGACGGCTCGTCGGTCGCCGGTGGGGCGGCGGCGGGCACGGGTGCCGTCACGCAGTCGCCGGGCGGCCGCGTCACCGGCACCTTCTCGGTCCCCAAGCGCAACTGA
- the lptC gene encoding LPS export ABC transporter periplasmic protein LptC: MSDVALRVRSERQRWAQPGGRHDRVIAIANRALPVSIGVLFAFLVMAPLTMGGDASFVLDKNRVDVAKERMKLREARYRGTDTKGQPFELDAASAVQKSSAEPIVRIAGMAAAIRLSDGPATLTAPTGRYDMDSEQVNVDGPIKVRGPNNYTLDTDNAVVDLKSRRLRSTGAATGTVRQGTFRGDTMRADLEARTVTLDGNARLRFVPRK; encoded by the coding sequence ATGTCTGACGTCGCGCTTCGCGTCCGGTCGGAACGGCAACGCTGGGCGCAACCCGGCGGACGGCATGATCGCGTCATCGCGATCGCCAACCGCGCGCTGCCGGTGTCGATCGGCGTGTTGTTCGCGTTTCTCGTGATGGCGCCGCTGACGATGGGCGGCGACGCGTCGTTCGTGCTCGACAAGAACCGCGTCGACGTCGCCAAGGAACGCATGAAGCTGCGCGAGGCGCGCTATCGCGGCACCGATACCAAGGGGCAGCCGTTCGAACTCGACGCCGCCTCCGCGGTGCAGAAAAGCTCCGCCGAACCGATCGTGCGCATCGCGGGAATGGCGGCGGCGATCCGGCTGTCGGACGGTCCTGCGACGCTCACCGCGCCGACCGGTCGCTATGACATGGACAGCGAGCAGGTGAACGTCGACGGCCCGATCAAGGTGCGCGGCCCCAACAACTACACGCTCGACACCGACAATGCGGTCGTCGACCTCAAGTCGCGGCGCCTGCGCTCCACCGGCGCGGCCACCGGCACCGTGCGCCAGGGCACGTTCCGCGGCGATACGATGCGCGCCGATCTGGAGGCGCGCACCGTCACGCTCGACGGCAATGCCCGCTTGCGGTTTGTCCCGAGAAAATAG
- a CDS encoding ribonuclease D, which translates to MAVYLHEEDLPGDVFAPGAAIAVDTETMGLITPRDRLCLVQLSDGGGDEHLVRFSPGSDYAAPVLRQVLADPARLKLYHFGRFDIAAIRHYLGVVAAPVYCTKTASRLVRTYTDRHGLKELVRELLGQDISKQQQSSDWGGPVLSEAQRDYAASDVRYLHRLKEELDRRLAREGRTELAQACFDFLPARAELDLAGWPEVDIFAHV; encoded by the coding sequence ATGGCTGTATATCTGCATGAAGAAGACTTGCCCGGCGACGTGTTCGCCCCCGGCGCCGCGATCGCGGTGGATACCGAGACGATGGGGCTCATCACGCCGCGCGATCGTCTGTGTCTGGTGCAATTGTCCGATGGCGGCGGCGACGAGCACCTCGTCCGCTTCTCGCCGGGCAGCGACTATGCCGCGCCGGTGCTGCGGCAGGTGCTCGCCGATCCCGCCCGGCTGAAGCTGTATCATTTCGGGCGCTTCGACATCGCGGCGATCCGCCACTATCTCGGCGTCGTGGCCGCACCGGTCTATTGCACCAAGACCGCGTCGCGGCTGGTGCGGACCTACACCGACCGGCACGGATTGAAGGAGCTGGTGCGCGAATTGCTGGGACAGGACATCTCGAAGCAGCAGCAATCGTCGGACTGGGGCGGCCCGGTGCTGAGCGAGGCACAGCGCGATTATGCCGCATCGGACGTGCGCTACCTGCACCGGCTGAAGGAAGAGCTCGACCGCCGGCTGGCGCGCGAGGGGCGCACCGAGCTGGCGCAGGCGTGCTTCGACTTCTTGCCGGCGCGGGCCGAGCTGGATCTGGCGGGTTGGCCGGAGGTGGACATCTTCGCGCATGTCTGA
- a CDS encoding cold-shock protein, with translation MGYDKGGRGQRGGRGRDKRDGFGGGDDFGGGGFGGGGFGGGFEDRGGGFGGGRGFGGGGGFGGGGGGGFRGGGGGGFGGGGGGRGFGGGGGMPPQVVGEGTGVVKFFNGQKGFGFIVRDDGGEDVFVHISAVEQAGLSGLAEGQPLGFTLVDRGGRVSATDLKIDGEPMPVTDRAPPREGGFGDRGDRGPRAGGAGGPQRQLTGEKATGTVKFFNAMKGFGFIQRDDGQPDAFVHISAVERAGMPTLNEGDRLSFEIEVDRRGKYAAVNLESGS, from the coding sequence ATGGGTTACGACAAGGGCGGCCGCGGGCAGCGCGGCGGGCGTGGGCGCGACAAGCGCGACGGCTTCGGCGGCGGTGACGATTTCGGCGGCGGCGGTTTCGGTGGCGGTGGCTTCGGCGGCGGCTTTGAAGATCGTGGCGGCGGCTTTGGCGGCGGTCGCGGCTTCGGTGGTGGCGGCGGCTTCGGCGGCGGCGGCGGTGGTGGCTTCCGCGGCGGCGGTGGCGGCGGTTTCGGTGGCGGCGGCGGTGGTCGCGGCTTCGGCGGCGGTGGCGGCATGCCCCCGCAGGTCGTCGGCGAAGGCACCGGCGTGGTCAAGTTCTTCAACGGCCAGAAGGGCTTCGGCTTCATCGTCCGTGATGACGGTGGCGAGGACGTGTTCGTGCACATCTCGGCGGTCGAGCAGGCGGGCCTGTCGGGCCTGGCCGAAGGCCAGCCGCTCGGCTTCACGCTCGTCGATCGCGGTGGCCGCGTCTCGGCGACCGATCTGAAGATCGACGGCGAGCCGATGCCGGTCACCGATCGTGCGCCCCCGCGCGAGGGTGGCTTCGGCGACCGTGGCGATCGTGGTCCGCGCGCCGGCGGCGCCGGTGGGCCGCAGCGTCAGCTGACCGGTGAGAAGGCGACGGGCACCGTCAAGTTCTTCAACGCGATGAAGGGCTTCGGCTTCATTCAGCGCGATGACGGCCAGCCGGATGCGTTCGTGCACATCTCGGCCGTCGAGCGCGCCGGCATGCCGACGCTGAACGAGGGCGACCGCCTGAGCTTCGAGATCGAGGTCGATCGCCGCGGCAAGTATGCGGCCGTGAACCTCGAGTCGGGCAGCTAA
- a CDS encoding peptide chain release factor 3: MTSPRRTFAIISHPDAGKTTLTEKLLYFGGAIHLAGEVKARGQNRRARSDWMKIEQQRGISVTSSVMTFESGGVTFNLLDTPGHEDFSEDTYRTLTAVDSAIMVIDAARGIEAQTRKLFEVCRLRSVPIITFVNKVDREGRPTFELLDEIADMLALDVCPMTWPVGMGGTFEGILNLSTNRIARPEGDSRTFQGKTDDAPSLPDEVAEEIELAQAGYAAFDAEAYRNGDLTPVYFGSALKDFGPADLIAALSDYAPPPRPQPAEPAPVAPEEKEVTGFVFKVQANMDPQHRDRIAFMRLCSGTFKRGMKLTPTGHGKPIAVHSPILFFAQNREVADEAYPGDIIGIPNHGTLRVGDTLSEKADVRFTGLPNFAPEILRRVALKDPTKTKQLRKALDDMAEEGVTQVFYPEIGSNWIIGVVGQLQLDVLLSRLDAEYKVAAGLEPAPFDTARWISADDPAELKNFTDLNRAAMAKDRDGNPVFLAKSAWEVGYVQDRYPKVKFAATRER, encoded by the coding sequence ATGACGTCTCCCCGCCGCACCTTCGCGATCATCTCTCACCCCGACGCGGGCAAGACGACCCTGACCGAGAAGTTGCTGTATTTCGGCGGCGCGATCCACCTCGCGGGCGAGGTCAAGGCGCGGGGGCAGAACCGGCGCGCACGGTCGGACTGGATGAAGATCGAGCAGCAGCGCGGCATCTCGGTCACCTCCAGCGTAATGACCTTCGAGAGCGGCGGCGTCACCTTCAACCTGCTCGACACGCCGGGGCACGAGGATTTCAGCGAGGACACCTATCGCACGCTGACCGCGGTCGATTCGGCGATCATGGTCATCGACGCGGCGCGCGGCATCGAGGCGCAGACGCGCAAGTTGTTCGAGGTCTGCCGGCTGCGCTCGGTGCCGATCATCACCTTCGTCAACAAGGTAGACCGCGAGGGGCGGCCGACCTTCGAACTGCTCGACGAGATCGCCGACATGCTGGCGCTCGACGTCTGCCCGATGACGTGGCCGGTCGGGATGGGCGGCACCTTCGAGGGTATCCTCAACCTGTCGACCAACCGGATCGCGCGTCCGGAGGGTGACAGCCGTACGTTCCAGGGCAAGACCGACGATGCGCCGTCGCTTCCCGATGAGGTCGCGGAAGAGATCGAGCTGGCGCAAGCCGGTTACGCCGCCTTCGATGCCGAGGCGTATCGCAACGGCGACCTCACGCCGGTCTATTTCGGTTCCGCGCTCAAGGATTTCGGCCCCGCCGACCTGATCGCGGCGCTCAGCGACTATGCCCCGCCGCCGCGTCCGCAGCCCGCCGAGCCGGCGCCGGTCGCGCCGGAAGAGAAGGAAGTGACCGGCTTCGTCTTCAAGGTGCAGGCCAACATGGACCCGCAGCATCGCGACCGGATCGCGTTCATGCGGCTGTGCTCGGGCACGTTCAAGCGGGGCATGAAGCTGACTCCGACCGGGCACGGCAAGCCGATCGCGGTCCATTCGCCGATCCTGTTCTTCGCACAGAACCGCGAGGTGGCGGACGAGGCCTATCCGGGCGACATCATCGGCATCCCCAACCACGGCACGCTGCGCGTCGGCGACACGCTGAGCGAGAAGGCCGACGTGCGGTTCACCGGGCTGCCCAATTTTGCGCCCGAGATCCTGCGCCGCGTCGCGCTGAAGGACCCGACCAAGACCAAGCAGTTGCGCAAGGCGCTCGACGACATGGCCGAGGAGGGAGTGACGCAGGTCTTCTATCCCGAGATCGGCAGCAACTGGATCATCGGCGTCGTCGGGCAGCTGCAGCTCGACGTGCTGCTCAGCCGGCTCGATGCGGAATATAAGGTCGCCGCCGGGCTGGAGCCGGCACCGTTCGACACCGCGCGCTGGATTTCGGCGGACGATCCCGCCGAATTGAAGAACTTCACCGATCTCAACCGCGCGGCGATGGCCAAGGATCGCGACGGCAACCCCGTGTTCCTCGCCAAGAGCGCGTGGGAGGTCGGCTATGTGCAGGACCGCTACCCGAAGGTGAAGTTCGCCGCGACGCGCGAGCGGTAG
- the mgtE gene encoding magnesium transporter has product MSETELRDAYEEQDDREERLDEDDRLKPDFVRAVLDAVEAGDVAEAHALVEPLHPADIADLFELTPEDCRRDLAAAVSDLLDADVFAEMNDYVREVLIDALDARQVADIASELDTDDAVAIIEDLEPEDQREVLRAMEPDDRAAIEEALSYPEESAGRLMQRDLVAVPEHWTVGDVLDYLRADETLTTDFWEIFVVDPTHEPVGTCSLSWILRTPRSIAIADVMQREQTLIPVDMDQEEVALRFQKYALISAAVVDGSGRLVGMITVDDVVHIIQQEAGEDALRLSGAGEGDINEPIRLTVRTRLTWLLINLPTAMIAATVVGLFDERIARFAVLAQLMGIVSGMGGNAGTQTLAVVVRALATNQLTGSNTMRMIVRELRIAGSNGLGLGLLVGAGSYLWFGNPALSIVFGLALFLNNIVAGLAGVLVPVTLDRFDVDPAVASSVFVTTCTDSLGFFTFLGLAALWGLGG; this is encoded by the coding sequence ATGAGCGAGACCGAGCTGCGCGACGCTTATGAGGAGCAGGACGACCGCGAGGAGCGTCTCGACGAGGACGACCGGCTGAAGCCCGATTTCGTCCGCGCGGTGCTCGATGCGGTCGAGGCCGGCGACGTCGCCGAGGCGCATGCGCTGGTCGAACCGCTCCACCCCGCCGATATCGCCGACCTGTTCGAGCTGACCCCCGAGGATTGTCGCCGCGATCTCGCCGCCGCGGTCAGCGACCTGCTCGACGCCGACGTGTTCGCGGAAATGAACGATTACGTCCGCGAAGTGCTGATCGACGCGCTCGACGCGCGGCAAGTCGCGGACATCGCGAGCGAACTCGACACCGACGACGCGGTCGCGATCATCGAGGACCTGGAGCCGGAGGACCAGCGCGAGGTTCTGCGCGCGATGGAGCCCGACGACCGTGCCGCGATCGAGGAGGCTTTGTCCTACCCCGAGGAGTCCGCCGGTCGTCTCATGCAGCGCGATCTGGTCGCGGTGCCCGAGCATTGGACGGTCGGCGACGTGCTCGATTATCTGCGCGCCGATGAGACGCTGACCACGGATTTCTGGGAAATCTTCGTCGTCGATCCCACGCACGAACCGGTCGGGACCTGTTCGCTGAGCTGGATCCTGCGCACCCCGCGCAGCATCGCGATCGCCGACGTCATGCAACGCGAGCAGACGCTGATCCCGGTCGACATGGACCAGGAAGAGGTCGCGCTGCGCTTCCAGAAATATGCGCTGATCTCCGCCGCGGTCGTCGACGGCTCCGGGCGGCTGGTCGGGATGATCACGGTCGACGACGTCGTCCATATCATCCAGCAGGAAGCCGGCGAGGACGCGCTGCGGCTGTCGGGTGCGGGCGAAGGCGACATCAACGAGCCGATCCGCCTGACGGTGCGGACGCGGCTGACGTGGCTGCTCATCAACCTGCCGACCGCGATGATCGCCGCGACGGTGGTCGGGCTGTTCGACGAGCGGATCGCGCGTTTCGCGGTGCTCGCGCAATTGATGGGGATCGTCAGCGGGATGGGCGGCAATGCGGGGACGCAGACGCTCGCCGTTGTCGTCCGCGCGCTGGCGACGAATCAGCTGACCGGATCGAATACCATGCGGATGATCGTCCGCGAGCTGCGGATCGCGGGAAGCAACGGCCTCGGGCTCGGGCTGCTGGTCGGCGCGGGCTCCTATCTGTGGTTCGGCAATCCGGCGCTGTCGATCGTGTTCGGGCTGGCGTTGTTCCTCAACAACATCGTCGCCGGGCTGGCGGGGGTGCTGGTGCCGGTGACGCTCGACCGGTTCGACGTCGATCCGGCGGTCGCCTCGTCGGTGTTCGTGACGACCTGCACCGATTCGCTGGGGTTCTTCACCTTCCTCGGGCTGGCGGCGCTGTGGGGACTGGGGGGGTAA
- a CDS encoding peptidylprolyl isomerase, which yields MTDTYSTLTLTLDGGDVTIQLRPDLAPEHVARIAELANEGFYDGVPFHRVIPGFMAQGGDGGNHNGTGGSSKPNLKQEFNKEPHVRGTCSMARTMDPNSANSQFFICFDDARFLDGQYTVWGQVTEGMELIDALPKGEPPANPGKIVSAKAA from the coding sequence GTGACCGATACCTATTCCACGCTGACCCTGACGCTGGACGGCGGCGACGTGACGATCCAGCTGCGCCCCGACCTCGCGCCCGAGCATGTCGCGCGTATCGCCGAGCTGGCGAACGAGGGCTTTTACGACGGCGTGCCGTTCCATCGCGTGATCCCGGGCTTCATGGCGCAGGGTGGCGACGGCGGGAATCACAACGGCACCGGTGGCTCGTCGAAGCCGAATCTGAAGCAGGAGTTCAACAAGGAGCCGCACGTGCGCGGCACCTGTTCGATGGCGCGGACGATGGATCCGAACTCGGCGAACTCGCAGTTTTTTATCTGCTTCGACGATGCACGCTTCCTCGACGGTCAGTACACCGTCTGGGGTCAGGTGACCGAGGGCATGGAGCTGATCGACGCGCTGCCCAAGGGCGAGCCGCCGGCGAACCCGGGCAAGATCGTGTCGGCCAAAGCCGCCTGA
- a CDS encoding LysR substrate-binding domain-containing protein, with amino-acid sequence MRRLPPLTAIEAFVAVARLGSIKAAAQELALSPPALSRRIQTLERFISRPLFDRRHQAMVPNADGERLLAAIAPALDGMSDAIEGMTSGNDVLRLRLGVLPLYASQRLFPRLGELRAAHPELHLDIDTGGNALARLGEGLDAVIVVARDIDPMLYSERLDRNMVYPIGARGLLDGPKPLRDPEQMREHSVLLHRDMPDTFAAWSQAAGYPGMEPVAIDYFDTGVLILEAAAQGLGVAFMHENHFQDANDPRLVRLFDIDVTSPYSYWFACRPRALQTKPVKIFRDWLIRTLREN; translated from the coding sequence ATGCGCCGGCTCCCGCCCCTTACTGCGATCGAAGCCTTCGTGGCCGTCGCGCGACTCGGCTCGATCAAGGCCGCGGCGCAGGAGCTTGCGCTATCGCCGCCCGCGCTCAGCCGTCGCATCCAGACGCTGGAACGGTTCATCTCGCGGCCGCTGTTCGATCGCCGCCACCAGGCCATGGTCCCCAATGCCGATGGCGAGCGGCTGCTGGCGGCGATCGCGCCGGCGCTCGACGGCATGTCTGACGCGATCGAGGGAATGACCAGCGGCAATGACGTATTGCGGCTGCGGCTCGGCGTGCTGCCGCTCTATGCGTCGCAGCGGCTGTTTCCGCGATTGGGCGAGTTGCGCGCGGCGCATCCCGAACTGCACCTCGATATCGACACCGGCGGCAATGCGCTTGCGCGCCTCGGCGAGGGACTGGATGCGGTGATCGTCGTCGCGCGCGACATCGATCCGATGCTCTATTCGGAGCGGCTCGACCGCAACATGGTCTATCCGATCGGCGCGCGCGGGTTGCTCGACGGTCCGAAGCCGCTGCGCGACCCCGAGCAGATGCGCGAACATAGCGTATTGCTCCACCGCGACATGCCCGACACCTTCGCGGCGTGGAGCCAAGCGGCAGGCTATCCGGGCATGGAGCCGGTCGCGATCGACTATTTCGACACCGGCGTGCTGATTCTCGAAGCGGCAGCGCAAGGGCTCGGCGTCGCCTTCATGCACGAGAACCACTTCCAGGACGCCAACGACCCGCGACTAGTGCGGTTGTTCGATATCGATGTGACCAGCCCGTACAGCTACTGGTTCGCGTGCCGCCCGCGCGCGCTGCAGACCAAGCCGGTCAAGATCTTCCGCGACTGGCTGATCCGGACGCTGCGCGAGAACTGA